A portion of the Lolium rigidum isolate FL_2022 chromosome 1, APGP_CSIRO_Lrig_0.1, whole genome shotgun sequence genome contains these proteins:
- the LOC124683199 gene encoding glycosyltransferase family 92 protein Os08g0121900-like, with translation MAMSAKERKLSRLGSGKGANGSFGARGGHRPPPPAGTRRRLFAAFFAFLCAGAVVFGGVHAIGASFRPVLMTAWPSATLNALSSERRVQQAGGDGAGSVLPSVEIRHAVALPDHVLLILRDGSLLPASGQFECLYSVANSTQLRHPPLLVATMPDGPSLVHCPAGPSGVAVSLSLAQSPPVTPLRWDQLVYTALLDSRDNSTILFAKGMNLRPGRLGVPSRYECVFGRDLSKPKFVVTSPVISAAQETFRCVTPLRVRRYLRMTADGSSNRNSDGKPMLVSIRTKGRGSSTLPSIAEPEPLPRPNRHRRTRHRQQKAHSMCVCTMLRNQARFLREWISYHSHIGVQRWFIYDNNSDDDIEQVLNTMDPSAYNVTRHLWPWMKSQEAGFAHCALRARESCEWVGFIDIDEFLHFPGNQTLQDVLQNYSSKPRIGELRTACHSFGPSGRTKIPKKGVTTGYTCRLAAPERHKSIVRPDALNPSLINVVHHFHLKEGMKYANVGQGVMLINHYKYQVWEVFKDKFSGRVATYVADWQDEENVGSRDRAPGLGTKPVEPEDWPSRFCEVYDTGLKDFVHKEFTVQQTGNLPW, from the exons ATGGCGATGTCGGCCAAGGAGCGGAAGCTGAGCAGGCTCGGGAGTGGCAAGGGGGCCAACGGGAGCTTCGGCGCGAGGGGTGGCCAccggcctccgccgccggcggggacgcggcggcggctgttCGCCGCGTTCTTCGCGTTCCTGTGCGCCGGCGCGGTCGTCTTCGGCGGCGTGCACGCCATTGGAG CGTCGTTCCGGCCGGTGCTCATGACGGCGTGGCCGTCGGCGACCCTGAACGCCCTGTCCTCGGAGCGCCGGGTGCAGCAAGCTGGTGGCGATGGCGCCGGCTCCGTTCTGCCTTCGGTCGAAATCCGGCACGCCGTCGCGCTGCCGGACCATGTTCTCCTGATCCTCAGAGACGGGTCTCTGCTGCCAGCTTCCGGGCAGTTCGAGTGCCTGTACTCTGTCGCCAACTCGACGCAGCTGCGCCACCCTCCTCTCTTGGTCGCCACCATGCCGGATGGACCCAGCCTCGTGCATTGCCCTGCCGGACCGTCTGGGGTGGCCGTGTCCCTGTCGCTGGCCCAGTCGCCTCCGGTGACACCGCTCCGATGGGACCAGCTCGTGTACACCGCGCTTCTTGACAGCCGGGATAACTCCACCATTCTGTTTGCCAAAGGGATGAACCTCCGGCCAGGCCGTCTCGGTGTGCCATCACGGTATGAGTGTGTGTTCGGCCGGGACTTGTCGAAGCCCAAGTTTGTTGTCACCTCCCCTGTGATTTCTGCTGCGCAGGAGACATTCCGGTGCGTGACACCTCTCCGTGTTCGCCGGTACCTCAGGATGACAGCTGATGGGAGCAGCAACAGAAACAGTGATGGCAAGCCTATGCTGGTTTCCATCAGGACTAAGGGCCGGGGGAGCTCTACACTCCCCTCGATCGCAGAACCGGAGCCGCTTCCTAGGCCCAACAGGCATCGGCGTACTAGGCATCGGCAACAGAAGGCGCACTCAATGTGTGTATGCACCATGCTGCGCAACCAGGCACGGTTCCTCCGGGAATGGATCAGTTACCACTCCCATATCGGCGTGCAACGGTGGTTCATCTATGACAACAACAGCGATGATGACATTGAGCAAGTCCTCAATACCATGGATCCATCTGCATACAATGTGACACGCCACTTGTGGCCTTGGATGAAATCTCAGGAGGCTGGGTTTGCACATTGTGCGCTCAGGGCCCGTGAGAGCTGTGAGTGGGTGGGGTTCATCGATATCGACGAGTTCTTGCACTTCCCTGGCAACCAAACTCTACAGGATGTCCTCCAGAATTACTCAAGCAAGCCACGGATTGGTGAGCTCAGGACTGCATGCCACAGCTTTGGTCCATCAGGTCGGACTAAGATACCCAAGAAAGGAGTCACAACAGGCTACACCTGTCGGTTGGCTGCCCCGGAGCGCCACAAGTCAATCGTCAGGCCAGATGCATTAAACCCATCGCTGATCAATGTGGTGCACCACTTCCATCTCAAGGAAGGGATGAAGTATGCAAATGTTGGTCAGGGAGTGATGCTGATCAACCACTACAAATACCAAGTCTGGGAGGtgttcaaggataagttctctgggCGTGTCGCGACCTATGTTGCTGATTGGCAGGACGAGGAGAATGTTGGATCCAGGGACAGGGCGCCAGGTCTAGGGACCAAACCGGTGGAACCGGAGGATTGGCCGAGTCGGTTCTGTGAAGTATATGACACCGGTTTGAAAGATTTTGTGCATAAAGAGTTCACGGTTCAACAGACTGGAAATCTTCCATGGTAG